One region of Demequina sp. TMPB413 genomic DNA includes:
- a CDS encoding DUF3027 domain-containing protein, producing the protein MSLAVEDRIADAARTAVIETAGDESPVGQLLGSEPGADGLVTVRFACQLPGYRGWEWTVDLAVVDDVVTVCESALLPGSEALLAPTWVPWSERVQPGDLEPGMILPFQAEDPRLIPGYTETGDEDRDEIANFEFGLGRERVLAPEAREATAQRWYRGSHGPTAASAVAAGAQCATCAFLLPVAGSMRTMFGVCANEWSPSDGRVVSMDHGCGAHSQTDAERRASEWPSADPVIDSGAMDALDLTTQEPEPEPAPETEVEPTAETEVAPETEVAPDAPTESPVDHDTTPDDAEQEKAPEAPAE; encoded by the coding sequence TCCTCGGAAGCGAGCCAGGGGCCGACGGTCTGGTGACCGTACGATTCGCGTGCCAGCTGCCCGGTTACAGGGGCTGGGAGTGGACCGTTGATCTCGCGGTCGTGGACGATGTCGTGACGGTATGCGAGTCGGCGCTGTTGCCCGGAAGCGAAGCGTTGCTCGCTCCCACCTGGGTGCCGTGGTCCGAGCGCGTCCAGCCGGGCGACCTCGAGCCGGGAATGATCCTTCCCTTCCAGGCTGAGGACCCGCGTCTGATCCCCGGTTACACCGAGACGGGTGACGAGGACCGCGACGAGATCGCGAACTTTGAGTTCGGGCTTGGTCGTGAACGTGTGCTCGCCCCCGAGGCGCGCGAAGCAACTGCCCAGCGCTGGTATCGGGGCTCGCATGGGCCCACGGCGGCATCGGCCGTCGCGGCAGGCGCACAATGTGCGACCTGCGCCTTCCTGCTCCCAGTGGCGGGATCGATGCGCACGATGTTCGGCGTGTGTGCCAATGAGTGGTCGCCTTCCGACGGCCGAGTGGTCAGCATGGATCACGGTTGTGGCGCGCATTCTCAGACGGACGCCGAGCGTCGCGCCTCCGAGTGGCCCTCAGCGGATCCTGTCATCGACTCCGGCGCCATGGATGCGCTTGACTTGACGACGCAGGAGCCCGAGCCAGAGCCAGCGCCTGAGACCGAAGTCGAGCCGACGGCTGAGACTGAGGTGGCGCCTGAAACCGAGGTGGCGCCTGACGCCCCGACCGAGAGCCCAGTCGATCACGACACCACGCCGGACGACGCGGAGCAAGAGAAGGCGCCGGAGGCGCCCGCTGAGTAG